DNA sequence from the Halorussus limi genome:
GCGCAGAGAGAACGGTCAGAGGGGAGGATGGACGAAAGCGGTGAGAGGAGGAGTAGACAGGCGGGCACAGAACGCGGGCGGACCGGAGACCGCCAGACCGCGGTTCGGTCCGAGTAGGACAGATAACGGTCGGCATTTAAGTGAACTCGACGACAACGTGTGGTCACGACTCGGGGGTCGCAGGAATCGGTCCGCGGTTCGACGGGGACGGGGAAGGGAGTTCACTGACGCGAGTCGTCGGCCGTCGTCTGTATCTCGGCCAGCGTCTCGTAGAGTTGCTGACTCGTCGAGGAACGCCGTCGCCCTCCTCCGAGACCACTTGACCATCATGAGCCACAACCCAGTACACACCGACCGGCGAAGCGACCGGACGACGCTCGGCCTCGAAAGCGGACTCGAAGCCCTACGCGAGAGCCCCGCGTTCCGGGGTCCCGTCGAACCCCTCGACGGTCACGACTCGAACGACCACCTCGCGCTCGTCTACGAGACCCGCGAAGAGCAGTTCGCGGCCGCGGTGCCGTTCGTCGAGCAGGGACTCGACCGGAACGAGCGGTGTCTCTACATCGCCGACGAGAACTCCGAGACGGAGGTTCTCGACGCGATGCGGAACGCCGACGTGAACGTGGACGACGCGCTGGAGTCCGGCGCGCTGACGCTCCACACCAAGCAGGACACGTACTGTCGGGGCGGTTCGTTCGACCCCGAGAACATGCTGGCGTTTCTGGAGGCCGCCATCGAGGAGGCCACCGAGGAGTACGAGGCGCTCCGAATCGCGGGCGAGATGACGTGGATATTCGGCGACGACCCGCAGATAGAGGACCTCGTGGAGTACGAGGGCCGACTCAACCACCTGTTGCCCGACGAGGACTCCATCGCGCTCTGTCAGTACAACCGCAACCGCTTCCCGGCCGAGGTGCTTCGGGACATCGTTCGGACGCACCCCCACCTCGTCTACGACAACACGGTGTCGCACAACGCCTACTACACGCCGCCCGAGGAGTTCTTCGGACCGGACCGACCCGCCCGGGAGGTCGAGCGCATGCTGAAGTCGCTCCGCGACCGGACCATCGCCACCGAGAAACTCAGTCGGCGCGAGCGCGAACTGAAGCGCCAGAACGACCGACTGGAATCGTTCGCGAGCATGCTGGCTCACGAACTCCGGAACCCGCTCTCCATCGCTCAAATATACCTCGAACAGGCGGTGACCGACGACGGCGACGCCGCCGAGGAGGTGGCGACCGCGCTCGACCGCATCGAGGAGATGATAGACGTGCTGCTCGTCACCGCGCGGACGAGCGAGGCGGACATCGACTACGAGGCGGTGGACCTCTCGGAGGCCGCCGCCGACGCGTGGGCGGACCTCTCGCCCGAAGGGGCGACGCTCCGGGTCGAGACCGACCGGACGATTCAGGTGGACCCGGTCCACTGCTGGCACCTGCTGGAGAACCTGTTCAGCAACGCCGTCGAACACGGGTCGACGACCCCTCGCTCGAAGTCTCGCGAGGACGCCGGCGAACACGGCGCCGCGAACAGTCGTCCGGCGAACGCCACCGCCGAGCGCGCGACCGAGAACGAGCAACTCTCGGCCGACGGCGGCCTGCGGGGCGACGACGCGACGCTGACGGTCAGCATCGGCAGCCTCGAAGAGGGGTTCTACGTCGCCGACGACGGAAGCGGCATCCCGGAGGGTGAGCGCGCGACCATCTTCGACGCCGGACACAGCACCGAGGCCGACGGAATCGGACTGGGCCTCACGTTCGTCGCGCGCCTCGTGGAGACGTACGGCTGGGACTGCGACGTGACCGAGAGCGAGGCGGGCGGCGCGCGCTTCGAGTTCCGAAACGTGGAAACCGGCGCGTAGGACGGCTCAGAACAGGGCTTCGCTCTCGTCCAGAACCTCGGCCGGACCGCCGACCTCCCAGACCATCGTCTCGACGCCGCAGTCGGCGACGACCTCTTCGACGCGCTCGACGTACTCGTCGGTCGTGTTGACGTAGACGCTCGCGCCCGTGTCGGTCGAGAAGTAGACCGGCACGTCCTCCTCCTCGCGGAGTTCGCGGACGGCGTCGAAGATTTCTAAGGTGGCGGGCTTCCAGTAGACCCATCCCGCGGGACCGGTCATCGTGGTCGCGGCCAGCGATAGCGAGTCGTGTTCGGCGGTCTCGAAGACCCGGTGGAAGTCGCCCTCGCGGAGCGCGTCGCGCATCTCGGCCAACTGGTCGTGGAGGTGGGCGAGTCGCGCCTCGAACATGTGGCTGTCGGCGGCCTCGCGGTGTGCGTGTTCGGTCTCCTTGTAGGCGGGGACGAGACCCGCCACGATGCGCAGGTCGTCTTCGAGCGGCGAGTCGAGGCGCTCGGACCGACAGTCCTCGTCGTTGAGTCCGGCGTGGAGGTCGGAGAAGCCGCCGGTCACGGCGCGGGCGGCCGACGAGGAGCCCCGGCGCGCGATGGTCGAGATTTCGGGTCGGGAGAGTCCGAGGTCAGCGGCCTCGGCCAGCGCCGTCGCGGCCGCGGCGAACCCCGACGACGAGGAGCCGAGTCCCACGTTCGACGGGAAGGAGTTCTCGCTCTCCAGTCGGACCGGGTACTCGGCGTGGTCGGCGTCGGCGAGGTCCCGCACGCGCGAGACGACGTTCGACACCCGGTCGGCCTCGTGGTCGGCCAACTCCTCGCCGCCGACGACGAAGGTGTCCGAGTCGAGGTCCGGGTCGAACTCGACGGTGGTCTTGGTGTGACTCGGCGCGGTGCAGACGCTGATGGAGTCGTGGTAGGGGAGACGGAGTTCTTCGTCGCGCATCCCGTGGTATTTGACGAGTCCCTGAATGGGGTGGGCTTTCGCGGTCGCCTTCATGCTTTGACGGGGGAGCGATGTCCGTTTAAATTCCCCGGAACCGACCCCAACCGCGGACGGGTCGGACGTGTCGACGGCGCGTCGTGTTACTCCGTCCTGTATCTCCAGATTCCCGCAGACGCCAACAGGAGCAGACCGACCGCAAGCGGTGTCGTGCGAACGACGTTGTGGAGTAGAGGCGAACACCCGTCGTTCACCATCCCGAGAACCAAGTACGAGTCGCCTCGATACCTGACCCACGTCGGTCGTTCGAAGTGGAGTTCGGCGACGGCTACCTCGTCGCCTGCGCTCAGTGCTTTCCGAAATCCCGCCTTCTGCTCGTCGGTCAAATTCTCGAACTCCGTCGTCGGTGCGTCCGCGTAACCGCTCGCATCGTCGCTGACGGACAGATAATAGGTGGAACAACCGCCCGAGTCGACGAAGAAGTACGCTCCGTATCCCGTCAACGCGACGCCGACGAGGGTGACCGCGGCGATGACAGCAGTTCTGTTCACACTCTTGACCGGAACTAAAATCCGTATAGGTTTTGTGGAAGTCGGCGTCGTCGCTCGAACCCGAATAGCTCAAACCCCTTCCGCCCCACGCTTCCCGCATGGGAGAGCCACTCGACACGCGCGAAGCGCAGGCCGAGGAGGTCATCGGCCGCCTCTACGACGAGTATCCAGACTCCACCATCTCGCTCAACTTCTCGAACCGCCTCGAACTCCTCATCGCGGTCATGCTCTCGGCGCAGTGTACCGACGAGCGCGTGAACGAGGAGACCGAACATCTCTTCGAGAAGTACGAGACCGTCGAGGACTACGCCGAGGCCGACGAGGACGAACTCTCGGAGGAACTCGGCTCCATCACCTACCACAACAGCAAGGCCGACTACATCAAGTCGTCCGCCCGGACCATCATCGACGAGTACGACGGCGAGGTTCCCGACACGATGGAGGGACTGACCGACCTGAAGGGCGTCGGCCGCAAGACCGCCAACGTCGTCCTCCAGCACGGCTACGACATCGTCGAGGGCGTCGTCGTGGACACCCACGTCCAGCGCATCTCCCGCCGACTCGGTATCACGGAGGACGAGCGACCGGAGGACATCGAGCAGGACCTGATGGGAATCGTCCCCGAGGAACACTGGCAGCAGTACACCCACCTGTTCATCAGTCACGGCCGAGCGACCTGCACCGCCCGGAACCCCGACTGCTCGGACTGCGTCGTGGAGGACCTCTGTCCGTCCTCGAAACTCGACCACGACGTGGACTTGGCCAGCGGCGAGACGTGGAACTGACCGCCCGCGGAGCTGTTTCTGCTAGCTCATTGTCAACTCCGGTGGATTGATTACCGTCGCCGTTCGCGCTCCGCTATGACGATAGACGAGACGGCGTCGATAGTAGACTCGACGCTCGGCGAGGTCGAACTCCGAGAGTACGTTACCGTCCACGACTCCGAACTCGCCGACGGCGTGCGAGTGTACGAGCGGACCTCCGTCAAGAAGTCGGTGTTCGACGGCCCGACGGTCGTCAACGCGAACTGCTACGTCGAGAACGCGAGACTCGGCGAGCGCGTCCAAGTCGGCCCGAACGCCTCCATCGTCGGCGTCACGCACGACCTCACCGACACCGGGATGGAGTTCGGGAACGACCGGTTCGAGGAAATCGTCGTGGAAGACGGCGCGTTCGTGGGGGCCGGTGCGGTCGTCCTTCCCGGCGTCACCGTCGGGGAAAACGCCGTCGTCGGAGCGGGGACGACGGTCTCGACGGACGTGCCGAGCGAGTGCGTCGTGCGGGCGGAATCGAACACGCGGACCCGAGAACTCTGAGCGGCGGTGAACTCGGTTCAGTACAACACGTAGTCGATGAAGAACCGGACCATCCCGATTAGCCACGCCAGCATCCAGAAGAGGACGTAGCCAGCGACGCCGACGCGGAGTCGGCCGCGCCACGCGCCCATGTTCTCGTGGAGTTCGCCGATGTCCACGTCGCGGTCGGCCGCGTCGCTGTCGTACAGGTCGTGCTGGTGTTTGACCTGAAAGATGCGGACGATGCCCGTCATCGCGACGAGCAACATCGCGTAGGCCTGGAGGCCGAGAAAGGCGTGGAGGGCCGCGAACCCGCCGAACTGGTCGAAGAACCGCGGGAGCATCCACGTCACCAACGGCACTGTCGTCAGCAGGAGTCCGACCGTGATGAACTTGAGGTGGTGCATCAACACGTCCCACGTGACCACCTCCTGATTGAGGATGTACCACGCCCCGTAGAGGTAGAACGGAAAGCTGGCAGTGACGACGAGGGCGACTCCGGCCGCAACCAACGTCTCGCTGGCCATGCGCGGCGGTTAGGAGCGCTGGCGGTTAAGGGGTGCGAAACCTGACTCGCGCAATCCGCCCGGACGGGGAGCGCCGCCACAGCGGGTAGCAACCTTAATCAGTTCGACGTACCAGGGTCGGGACGAACTATCTCAATGTCCGGACTCACTATCGTCTGCGTGGACCCCGACGAGTCGGCGCGCGAGGAGACGCTCGCCCAACTGCGGGACGCGGGCGACGCCCCGACGCTGGTCACGGCCGAGTCGCTCGCGGCGGCCGAGGAACGGGTGCGCGACCGGGACGTCGACTGCGTCGTGACCGAACACGACCTTCCCGACGGAACCGGCCTCGAACTCGCCGCGCGCGTCCGGGACTTCCGGCCGAGCGTCGGGTGCGTCCTCTACACCGCGGCCGACCGCGAGCAGTTGGCGACCGACGAGTTCGGCGACCCGGTCGCGGAGTACGTCGCCAAGGACGCGCCGAACGCGGCCGAGCAGTTGCGGAACGTCGTGGCGTTCACCGGGTCGTTCCGGACCCAGACGGCGTATCCGCTCCCCCAGAACGAGACCGACCGACTCGCCGCGCTCGAGGCCTACGAACTCGACCCCGAGACGCTACAGGACGACGTCGAACGGATTACCGACCTCGCGGCCCGGCACCTCGACGTGCCGATGGCGTCCGTCAACCTGATAAAGGAACACAGTCAGGAGTTTCTGGTCTGTCACGGCGCGAACTGGACGCCGACGAACCGCGAGGACTCCATCTGCACCTACGCCATCGTCGAGGACGGGCCGGTCGCCGTGGTCGAAGACGTGAAGGAGGACCCGCGGTTCGCGGAGAACCGGACGCTCGACGACCTCGGAATCCGGTCGTACGCCGGCGCGGACCTGCGGACCTCGGACGGACTGGCCATCGGGACGCTCTGTGCCTACGGCGAGGAGCCACGAACCTTCTCGGAGAGCGACCGGGAGTTCCTCGCCACGCTGGCCGACGTGACGATGACCGTCCTCGAACTCCACCACGAGGTGACGCAGTTACAGCGCGACCCCGCCGACCTGCCGGAGCGAGACGCCGGGAGTGGTCGCCGGTGAGCGAACGACGCGCCCGACCGTACGAGTTCGCCGACGACCTGCCGCTCGGGAGCATCGAACCCGGTACGAACCTGCTCGTCGCGGGACCCGCGATGGGCGGCGCGCGGCGACTCGCGCTCCGCCTCGTCGCCGAGGGGAACGACCGCGGGGAGGGGATGGTCCTCGTCTCGACCGACAAGGCGAGCGGGAAACTGCTCTCCGAGTGCGACGGCCTCTGTACCGACCTCGGACGCTCGCCGCTCGGCGTCGTGGACTGCGTGAGCAGGGGGTCGGGGAGTGGCCGGTTCGCCGACAGGGTCGAGACGGTGTCGAGTCCGGGCG
Encoded proteins:
- a CDS encoding DapH/DapD/GlmU-related protein translates to MTIDETASIVDSTLGEVELREYVTVHDSELADGVRVYERTSVKKSVFDGPTVVNANCYVENARLGERVQVGPNASIVGVTHDLTDTGMEFGNDRFEEIVVEDGAFVGAGAVVLPGVTVGENAVVGAGTTVSTDVPSECVVRAESNTRTREL
- a CDS encoding DUF7321 family protein, which gives rise to MASETLVAAGVALVVTASFPFYLYGAWYILNQEVVTWDVLMHHLKFITVGLLLTTVPLVTWMLPRFFDQFGGFAALHAFLGLQAYAMLLVAMTGIVRIFQVKHQHDLYDSDAADRDVDIGELHENMGAWRGRLRVGVAGYVLFWMLAWLIGMVRFFIDYVLY
- the nth gene encoding endonuclease III, which gives rise to MGEPLDTREAQAEEVIGRLYDEYPDSTISLNFSNRLELLIAVMLSAQCTDERVNEETEHLFEKYETVEDYAEADEDELSEELGSITYHNSKADYIKSSARTIIDEYDGEVPDTMEGLTDLKGVGRKTANVVLQHGYDIVEGVVVDTHVQRISRRLGITEDERPEDIEQDLMGIVPEEHWQQYTHLFISHGRATCTARNPDCSDCVVEDLCPSSKLDHDVDLASGETWN
- the mvaD gene encoding phosphomevalonate decarboxylase MvaD, which translates into the protein MKATAKAHPIQGLVKYHGMRDEELRLPYHDSISVCTAPSHTKTTVEFDPDLDSDTFVVGGEELADHEADRVSNVVSRVRDLADADHAEYPVRLESENSFPSNVGLGSSSSGFAAAATALAEAADLGLSRPEISTIARRGSSSAARAVTGGFSDLHAGLNDEDCRSERLDSPLEDDLRIVAGLVPAYKETEHAHREAADSHMFEARLAHLHDQLAEMRDALREGDFHRVFETAEHDSLSLAATTMTGPAGWVYWKPATLEIFDAVRELREEEDVPVYFSTDTGASVYVNTTDEYVERVEEVVADCGVETMVWEVGGPAEVLDESEALF
- a CDS encoding GAF domain-containing protein translates to MSGLTIVCVDPDESAREETLAQLRDAGDAPTLVTAESLAAAEERVRDRDVDCVVTEHDLPDGTGLELAARVRDFRPSVGCVLYTAADREQLATDEFGDPVAEYVAKDAPNAAEQLRNVVAFTGSFRTQTAYPLPQNETDRLAALEAYELDPETLQDDVERITDLAARHLDVPMASVNLIKEHSQEFLVCHGANWTPTNREDSICTYAIVEDGPVAVVEDVKEDPRFAENRTLDDLGIRSYAGADLRTSDGLAIGTLCAYGEEPRTFSESDREFLATLADVTMTVLELHHEVTQLQRDPADLPERDAGSGRR
- a CDS encoding MEDS domain-containing protein; translation: MSHNPVHTDRRSDRTTLGLESGLEALRESPAFRGPVEPLDGHDSNDHLALVYETREEQFAAAVPFVEQGLDRNERCLYIADENSETEVLDAMRNADVNVDDALESGALTLHTKQDTYCRGGSFDPENMLAFLEAAIEEATEEYEALRIAGEMTWIFGDDPQIEDLVEYEGRLNHLLPDEDSIALCQYNRNRFPAEVLRDIVRTHPHLVYDNTVSHNAYYTPPEEFFGPDRPAREVERMLKSLRDRTIATEKLSRRERELKRQNDRLESFASMLAHELRNPLSIAQIYLEQAVTDDGDAAEEVATALDRIEEMIDVLLVTARTSEADIDYEAVDLSEAAADAWADLSPEGATLRVETDRTIQVDPVHCWHLLENLFSNAVEHGSTTPRSKSREDAGEHGAANSRPANATAERATENEQLSADGGLRGDDATLTVSIGSLEEGFYVADDGSGIPEGERATIFDAGHSTEADGIGLGLTFVARLVETYGWDCDVTESEAGGARFEFRNVETGA